The proteins below are encoded in one region of Mycolicibacterium neworleansense:
- a CDS encoding TetR/AcrR family transcriptional regulator has product MPSGQRRGRWSGVPLPERTARRRDDLIAAGVTLLGKADGPALTVRAVCRAAELTERYFYESFSDRDAFVRAVYDDVCARAMAALTTAVTPRDAVERFVALMVDDPTRGRVLLLAPESEPVLTRSGAEWMPDFIGLLQRKLTRIADPVRQAMVATSLIGALTALFTAYLDDRLPASREQFIDYCVDMLLGRVGSF; this is encoded by the coding sequence GTGCCATCCGGTCAACGACGCGGCCGATGGTCGGGGGTTCCGCTACCGGAACGCACGGCCCGTCGCCGCGACGATCTGATCGCCGCAGGCGTCACATTGCTGGGCAAAGCCGACGGCCCGGCCCTGACCGTGCGCGCGGTGTGCCGCGCGGCCGAACTCACCGAGCGGTACTTCTATGAGAGCTTCAGCGACCGGGACGCCTTCGTCCGGGCGGTCTACGACGACGTGTGCGCGCGGGCGATGGCGGCGCTGACCACCGCCGTCACCCCTCGCGACGCGGTGGAGCGATTCGTCGCGCTCATGGTCGACGACCCGACCCGCGGCCGCGTGCTGCTGCTGGCCCCCGAATCCGAACCGGTGCTGACGCGCTCAGGCGCGGAGTGGATGCCCGACTTCATCGGCCTGTTGCAACGCAAACTCACCCGCATCGCCGACCCGGTGCGTCAGGCCATGGTGGCCACCAGCCTGATCGGGGCCCTGACGGCGTTGTTCACCGCCTATCTCGACGACAGGCTGCCGGCCAGCCGCGAACAGTTCATCGACTACTGCGTCGACATGCTGCTCGGGCGGGTCGGCAGTTTCTGA
- a CDS encoding acyl-ACP desaturase translates to MSQEYTDLQLLHELEPVVETSINRHMRMRKDWNPHDFIPWSDGKNYYALGGQDWDPEQSKLSEVAKTAMVQNLLTEDNLPSYHREIAMNMGMDGAWGNWVNRWTAEENRHGIALRDYLVVTRAVDPVELEELRVEQVTRGFSPGQNQQGDLFAESLFDSVMYVSFQELATRVSHRNTGKACDDPIADQLLQRISADENLHMIFYRDVSAAGLDIAPNQGMASLHRVLDNFKMPGYTVPDFRRKAVVIAVGGVYDPRIHLDDVVMPVLRKWRIFEREDFTGEGARLRDDLGRIVEELEDACDKFEVAKERRLERERKVAEKKAMKNLLVSSSSS, encoded by the coding sequence ATGTCGCAGGAATACACCGACCTGCAGCTCCTGCACGAACTCGAGCCTGTCGTTGAGACGAGCATCAATCGGCACATGCGGATGCGCAAGGACTGGAACCCGCACGACTTCATCCCCTGGTCGGACGGCAAGAACTACTACGCACTCGGCGGCCAGGATTGGGATCCCGAGCAGTCGAAACTGTCCGAGGTCGCCAAGACCGCGATGGTGCAGAACCTGCTCACCGAGGACAACCTGCCCTCGTATCACCGCGAGATCGCGATGAACATGGGCATGGACGGCGCCTGGGGCAACTGGGTCAACCGCTGGACCGCCGAGGAGAACCGCCACGGCATCGCCCTGCGTGACTACCTCGTCGTGACCCGCGCCGTCGATCCCGTCGAGCTGGAAGAGCTGCGCGTCGAGCAGGTCACCCGCGGCTTCTCTCCCGGCCAGAACCAGCAGGGCGACCTGTTTGCCGAGAGCCTGTTCGACTCGGTGATGTACGTGTCGTTCCAGGAGCTCGCCACCCGCGTGAGCCACCGCAACACCGGCAAGGCCTGCGACGACCCGATCGCCGATCAGCTGCTGCAGCGCATCTCCGCCGACGAGAACCTGCACATGATCTTCTACCGGGACGTCTCGGCGGCCGGCCTGGACATCGCCCCCAACCAGGGCATGGCCTCGCTGCACCGCGTGCTGGACAACTTCAAGATGCCCGGATACACCGTGCCCGATTTCCGCCGTAAGGCCGTCGTCATCGCCGTGGGCGGCGTCTACGACCCGCGTATCCACCTGGACGACGTGGTGATGCCCGTCCTGCGCAAGTGGCGCATCTTCGAGCGTGAGGACTTCACCGGCGAGGGCGCACGTCTGCGCGACGACCTCGGCCGCATCGTCGAAGAGCTCGAGGACGCCTGCGACAAGTTCGAGGTCGCCAAGGAGCGTCGCCTGGAGCGCGAGCGCAAGGTGGCCGAGAAGAAGGCCATGAAGAACCTGCTGGTGTCGTCATCGTCCTCGTAA
- the dusB gene encoding tRNA dihydrouridine synthase DusB, giving the protein MRIGPFALPSPVVLAPMAGVTNVAFRTLCRELEIARAGTVSGLYVCEMVTARALVERHPVTMHMTTFAPDESPRSLQLYTVDPETTYRAAKMIADEGMADHIDMNFGCPVPKVTKRGGGSALPYKRRLFGQIVAAAVRGVEGTDIPVTVKFRIGIDDAHHTHLDAGRIAEQEGAAAVALHARTAAQRYSGTADWDQIAALKAHVTSIPVLGNGDIFEADDALAMMAATGCDGVVIGRGCLGRPWLFAELSAAFTGRPAATPPNLGEVADIVRRHGELLSEHFGEDKGMRDIRKHVAWYLHGFPAGADLRRGLALVKTRAELDDLLGQLDGDAPFPPAATGPRGRQGSAASVSLPEGWLDDPDDCAVPVGADVMNSGG; this is encoded by the coding sequence CTGCGGATCGGGCCGTTCGCGTTGCCCAGTCCCGTCGTCCTGGCCCCCATGGCCGGGGTGACCAATGTGGCGTTCCGCACACTGTGCCGCGAGCTCGAGATCGCCCGCGCCGGGACGGTCAGCGGGCTGTACGTGTGCGAGATGGTCACCGCGCGCGCCCTGGTCGAGCGCCATCCGGTGACCATGCACATGACGACCTTCGCGCCCGACGAGTCGCCGCGGTCGTTGCAGCTCTACACCGTGGACCCGGAAACGACGTACCGCGCGGCCAAGATGATCGCCGACGAGGGCATGGCCGACCACATCGACATGAACTTCGGTTGCCCGGTACCCAAGGTCACCAAGCGTGGCGGCGGATCGGCGCTGCCCTACAAGCGGCGCCTGTTCGGCCAGATCGTGGCCGCCGCGGTGCGCGGGGTCGAAGGCACCGACATTCCGGTGACGGTGAAGTTCCGGATCGGCATCGACGACGCCCACCACACTCACCTTGACGCCGGACGGATCGCCGAACAGGAGGGCGCGGCAGCCGTCGCGCTGCATGCGCGCACCGCCGCGCAGCGCTATTCCGGCACCGCCGACTGGGACCAGATCGCCGCGCTGAAGGCCCATGTCACGAGCATTCCGGTGCTCGGCAACGGCGACATCTTCGAGGCCGACGACGCACTGGCCATGATGGCCGCCACCGGCTGTGACGGCGTGGTGATCGGCCGCGGTTGCCTGGGCCGCCCATGGCTGTTCGCCGAGCTCTCGGCGGCCTTCACCGGACGCCCGGCCGCCACCCCGCCGAACCTGGGCGAGGTGGCCGACATTGTCCGCCGCCACGGCGAGTTGCTCAGCGAGCACTTCGGCGAGGACAAGGGCATGCGCGACATCCGCAAGCACGTGGCCTGGTACCTGCATGGCTTCCCCGCAGGCGCCGACCTGCGGCGCGGGCTGGCCCTGGTCAAGACCCGGGCCGAACTCGACGACCTGCTCGGCCAGCTCGACGGCGACGCCCCGTTCCCGCCCGCGGCCACCGGCCCACGGGGCCGGCAGGGCTCGGCCGCCTCGGTGTCCCTGCCCGAAGGATGGCTCGACGATCCCGACGACTGCGCGGTGCCGGTCGGGGCCGATGTGATGAATTCCGGAGGCTGA